One part of the Glycine soja cultivar W05 chromosome 11, ASM419377v2, whole genome shotgun sequence genome encodes these proteins:
- the LOC114374397 gene encoding upstream activation factor subunit spp27-like — MVSESELIGRLREFLRSSDLNTTTTATVRRQLEADFGIDLSDRKAFIREQVDLFLQTEHNQSQQEEEEKEEKHQNDHVEEQEEDAPNNPEQSQPSDSKEVTDEDEEEEDEEEEEDKPKHAKKAKKNKGRSNTLGDEVVKKRGGGFCKLCSLSPQLQEFMGAPEMARTEVVKQLWAYIREKNLQDPNNRRNIICDERLRSLFNVNSINMFQMNKALSKHIWPLDSDDVVQVKSTPKEKQKKQERDDDSDEPKKKEKRQKGGGKSGFLAPLQLSDALVNFLGTGESELARTDVIKRMWDYIKGNNLQDPSDKRKIICDEKLKELFDVDTFTGFTVTKLLAPHFIKTEQ, encoded by the exons ATGGTCTCCGAATCCGAACTCATCGGCCGCCTCCGCGAGTTCCTCCGGAGCTCCGACCtcaacaccaccaccaccgccaccgTCCGCCGCCAGTTGGAGGCCGATTTCGGAATCGACTTATCCGACCGCAAGGCATTCATTAGGGAACAGGTCGACTTGTTCCTCCAGACTGAGCACAACCAATcacaacaagaagaagaagaaaaggaagaaaaacacCAAAACGACCACGTAGAGGAACAAGAAGAGGATGCGCCTAATAATCCCGAACAAAGCCAACCCTCCGATTCCAAGGAAGTAACCGatgaagacgaagaagaagaagacgaagaagaggaagaagataaaCCTAAACACGCCAAAAAGGCCAAGAAGAATAAAGGACG ATCGAACACGTTAGGTGATGAGGTAGTAAAGAAAAGAGGTGGTGGTTTTTGCAAATTATGTAGCCTGTCTCCACAACTTCAGGAATTCATGGGAGCTCCAGAAATGGCCAGAACTGAG GTTGTTAAGCAATTATGGGCCTATATTAGGGAGAAAAATTTGCAAGACCCGAACAACAGACGGAATATAATTTGCGATGAGCGATTGCGTTCCCTTTTTAATGTCAATTCCATCAACATGTTCCAAATGAATAAAGCATTGTCAAAGCATATCTGGCCATTGGATTCAGATGATG TTGTTCAGGTGAAGTCCACACCAAAGGAAAAGCAGaagaagcaagagagagatgatG ATTCAGatgaaccaaaaaaaaaggaaaaacggCAGAAGGGAGGAGGGAAATCAGGTTTTCTTGCTCCTCTTCAGCTATCCGATGCCCTTGTAAACTTCCTTGGTACTGGAGAGAGCGAGTTAGCGAGAACTGATGTCATAAAAAGAATGTGGGATTACATTAAAGGAAACAACCTTCAG GATCCTTCTGACAAGAGGAAAATAATATGTGACGAGAAGCTGAAAGAACTCTTTGATGTCGACACCTTCACTGGCTTCACTGTTACAAAACTGCTGGCTCCTCATTTTATAAAGACAGAGCAGTGA
- the LOC114376673 gene encoding uncharacterized protein LOC114376673 — translation MVSESELIGRLREFLRSSDLNTTTTATVRRQLEADFGIDLSDRKAFIREQVDLFLQTEHNQSQQEEEEKGRKTPKRHVEEQEEDAPNNPEQSQPSDSKEVTDEDDRRRRRRRGRR, via the coding sequence ATGGTCTCCGAATCCGAACTCATCGGCCGCCTCCGCGAGTTCCTCCGGAGCTCCGACCtcaacaccaccaccaccgccaccgTCCGCCGCCAGTTGGAGGCCGATTTCGGAATCGACTTATCCGACCGCAAGGCATTCATTAGGGAACAGGTCGACTTGTTCCTCCAGACTGAGCACAACCAATcacaacaagaagaagaagaaaaaggaagaaaaacacCAAAACGACACGTAGAGGAACAAGAAGAGGATGCGCCTAATAATCCCGAACAAAGCCAACCCTCCGATTCCAAGGAAGTAACCGATGAAGACGacagaagaagaagacgaagaagaggaagaagataa
- the LOC114374398 gene encoding upstream activation factor subunit spp27-like, with translation MVSESELIGRLREFLRSSDLNTTTTATVRRQLEADFGIDLSDRKAFIREQVDLFLQTEHNQSQQEEEEKEEKHQNDHVEEQEEDAPNNPEQSQPSDSKEVTDEDEEEEDEEEEEDKPKHAKKAKKNKGRSNTLGDEVVKKRGGGFCKLCSLSPQLQEFMGAPEMARTEVVKQLWAYIREKNLQDPNNRRNIICDERLRSLFNVNSINMFQMNKALSKHIWPLDSDDVVQVKSTPKEKQKKQERDDDSDEPKKKEKRQKGGGKSGFLAPLQLSDALVNFLGTGESELARTDVIKRMWDYIKGNNLQVCPCSKLSCAI, from the exons ATGGTCTCCGAATCCGAACTCATCGGCCGCCTCCGCGAGTTCCTCCGGAGCTCCGACCtcaacaccaccaccaccgccaccgTCCGCCGCCAGTTGGAGGCCGATTTCGGAATCGACTTATCCGACCGCAAGGCATTCATTAGGGAACAGGTCGACTTGTTCCTCCAGACTGAGCACAACCAATcacaacaagaagaagaagaaaaggaagaaaaacacCAAAACGACCACGTAGAGGAACAAGAAGAGGATGCGCCTAATAATCCCGAACAAAGCCAACCCTCCGATTCCAAGGAAGTAACCGatgaagacgaagaagaagaagacgaagaagaggaagaagataaaCCTAAACACGCCAAAAAGGCCAAGAAGAATAAAGGACG ATCGAACACGTTAGGTGATGAGGTAGTAAAGAAAAGAGGTGGTGGTTTTTGCAAATTATGTAGCCTGTCTCCACAACTTCAGGAATTCATGGGAGCTCCAGAAATGGCCAGAACTGAG GTTGTTAAGCAATTATGGGCCTATATTAGGGAGAAAAATTTGCAAGACCCGAACAACAGACGGAATATAATTTGCGATGAGCGATTGCGTTCCCTTTTTAATGTCAATTCCATCAACATGTTCCAAATGAATAAAGCATTGTCAAAGCATATCTGGCCATTGGATTCAGATGATG TTGTTCAGGTGAAGTCCACACCAAAGGAAAAGCAGaagaagcaagagagagatgatG ATTCAGatgaaccaaaaaaaaaggaaaaacggCAGAAGGGAGGAGGGAAATCAGGTTTTCTTGCTCCTCTTCAGCTATCCGATGCCCTTGTAAACTTCCTTGGTACTGGAGAGAGCGAGTTAGCGAGAACTGATGTCATAAAAAGAATGTGGGATTACATTAAAGGAAACAACCTTCAGGTTTGTCCTTGCTCTAAATTGTCTTGTGCCATATAG
- the LOC114376322 gene encoding serine/threonine-protein kinase SRK2E-like isoform X2, which yields MDRPATGPGVDMPIMHDSDRYDFVRDIGSGNFGVARLMRDKQTQELVAVKYIERGDKIDENVKREIINHRSLRHPNIIRFKEVILTPTHLAIVMEYASGGELFEKICNAGHFNEDEARFFFQQLISGVSYCHAMEVCHRDLKLENTLLDGSPALHLKICDFGYSKSSVLHSQPKSTVGTPAYIAPEVLLKQEYDGKIADVWSCGVTLFVMLVGSYPFEDPNDPKDFRKTIQRVLSVQYSIPDNVQVSPECRHLISRIFVFDPAEFFAYFRWNIVVPRPLLCCNASHEAVNATKKDVIRLYNTRMGWTALGFYNNVIHLVVCGVYIF from the exons ATGGATCGGCCGGCGACCGGACCTGGCGTGGACATGCCGATCATGCACGATAGCGACCGCTACGATTTCGTTCGCGATATCGGCTCCGGGAATTTCGGCGTCGCAAGGCTTATGAGGGATAAGCAGACGCAAGAGCTTGTTGCTGTTAAGTATATTGAACGCGGAGATAAG ATTGATGAAAATGTTAAAAGAGAAATCATTAATCACAGGTCTCTAAGACATCCTAACATTATCAGGTTTAAGGAG GTCATTTTAACACCTACTCATCTGGCCATTGTAATGGAATATGCATCTGGTGGAGAGCTATTTGAGAAAATCTGCAATGCAGGGCATTTTAATGAGGATGAG GCTCGTTTCTTCTTTCAACAACTCATATCTGGGGTCAGCTACTGTCATGCAATG GAAGTGTGTCACCGGGACCTGAAGTTGGAAAACACTTTGTTGGATGGAAGCCCGGCACTTCATTTGAAGATATGTGATTTTGGATACTCCAAG TCTTCGGTGCTTCATTCACAACCTAAGTCAACTGTGGGAACTCCAGCATATATTGCTCCAGAAGTATTGCTGAAGCAAGAGTATGATGGCAAG ATTGCAGATGTCTGGTCATGTGGAGTAACCTTGTTTGTGATGCTAGTGGGATCATATCCTTTTGAAGATCCTAATGATCCAAAGGATTTCCGGAAGACAATTCAG AGGGTTCTCAGTGTCCAGTATTCCATTCCAGACAATGTTCAAGTTTCTCCTGAGTGTCGCCACCTTATCTCAAGGATCTTTGTTTTTGACCCTGCAgag TTTTTTGCATATTTCCGATGGAACATTGTTGTACCTCGTCCTCTTCTATGCTGCAATGCAAGTCACGAAGCTGTGAATGCTACTAAAAAGGATGTGATAAGATTATACAATACTAGAATGGGGTGGACGGCCTTAGGATTCTACAATAATGTGATTCATCTCGTTGTATGTGgggtatatatattttga
- the LOC114376322 gene encoding serine/threonine-protein kinase SRK2I-like isoform X1: protein MDRPATGPGVDMPIMHDSDRYDFVRDIGSGNFGVARLMRDKQTQELVAVKYIERGDKIDENVKREIINHRSLRHPNIIRFKEVILTPTHLAIVMEYASGGELFEKICNAGHFNEDEARFFFQQLISGVSYCHAMEVCHRDLKLENTLLDGSPALHLKICDFGYSKSSVLHSQPKSTVGTPAYIAPEVLLKQEYDGKIADVWSCGVTLFVMLVGSYPFEDPNDPKDFRKTIQRVLSVQYSIPDNVQVSPECRHLISRIFVFDPAERITIPEILQNEWFLKNLPPYLMDEKIMGNQFVESDQPMQSIDTIMQIISEATIPAAGTYSLDQFMADNIIDDDMDELDSDFELDVDSSGEIVYAI, encoded by the exons ATGGATCGGCCGGCGACCGGACCTGGCGTGGACATGCCGATCATGCACGATAGCGACCGCTACGATTTCGTTCGCGATATCGGCTCCGGGAATTTCGGCGTCGCAAGGCTTATGAGGGATAAGCAGACGCAAGAGCTTGTTGCTGTTAAGTATATTGAACGCGGAGATAAG ATTGATGAAAATGTTAAAAGAGAAATCATTAATCACAGGTCTCTAAGACATCCTAACATTATCAGGTTTAAGGAG GTCATTTTAACACCTACTCATCTGGCCATTGTAATGGAATATGCATCTGGTGGAGAGCTATTTGAGAAAATCTGCAATGCAGGGCATTTTAATGAGGATGAG GCTCGTTTCTTCTTTCAACAACTCATATCTGGGGTCAGCTACTGTCATGCAATG GAAGTGTGTCACCGGGACCTGAAGTTGGAAAACACTTTGTTGGATGGAAGCCCGGCACTTCATTTGAAGATATGTGATTTTGGATACTCCAAG TCTTCGGTGCTTCATTCACAACCTAAGTCAACTGTGGGAACTCCAGCATATATTGCTCCAGAAGTATTGCTGAAGCAAGAGTATGATGGCAAG ATTGCAGATGTCTGGTCATGTGGAGTAACCTTGTTTGTGATGCTAGTGGGATCATATCCTTTTGAAGATCCTAATGATCCAAAGGATTTCCGGAAGACAATTCAG AGGGTTCTCAGTGTCCAGTATTCCATTCCAGACAATGTTCAAGTTTCTCCTGAGTGTCGCCACCTTATCTCAAGGATCTTTGTTTTTGACCCTGCAgag AGAATCACTATTCCTGAAATATTGCAAAATGAATGGTTTCTGAAGAATCTTCCTCCTTACTTGATGGATGAAAAGATCATGGGTAACCAATTTGTAGAGTCAGATCAGCCCATGCAGAGCATTGATACGATCATGCAGATAATTTCAGAAGCTACCATACCCGCTGCAGGGACCTATTCTTTAGACCAGTTTATGGCTGATAACATAATAGATGATGACATGGATGAATTAGACTCCGACTTTGAGCTTGATGTAGATAGCAGTGGGGAGATAGTGTATGCCATATAA